From a single Methanofollis sp. W23 genomic region:
- the rpoA2 gene encoding DNA-directed RNA polymerase subunit A'', which translates to MLDEGMHDAISHAEIPDSTKQEMVKYLEEKELTPEQFESIMAGITEEYTQTRIEPCEACGIVAAQSLGEPGTQMTMRTFHYAGVAEINVTLGLPRLIEIMDARKEPSTPTMTIHLEDEYASDRDKAREVSWQIEAAPLHEFGDVVTDMANLKVEMRLNPAVCDKRKISVEEILERAPQKIKERRHYRDFESEADVAEARITFFPKNESYQNLFQLAEHVRGVIVQGIDDIERVVVRKEKGEYILYTEGSNLKDVFEVVGVDTTRTRTNNINEISQILGIEAARNAIIDEMKSTLGEQGISVDVRHIMLIADMMCMDGEVKQIGRHGIAGEKESVLSRAAFEVTVNHLLDAAVAHETDILNGVTENVIVGQPIQLGTGDVKLIAKPLHQEN; encoded by the coding sequence ATGTTGGACGAGGGGATGCATGACGCGATCAGTCATGCCGAGATCCCGGACAGTACTAAGCAGGAGATGGTCAAGTACCTCGAAGAGAAGGAGCTCACTCCTGAACAGTTCGAGTCGATCATGGCCGGGATCACCGAGGAGTACACGCAGACCAGGATCGAACCATGCGAGGCCTGTGGGATCGTGGCTGCCCAGTCCCTGGGCGAACCTGGTACGCAGATGACCATGCGTACCTTCCACTACGCGGGTGTGGCCGAGATCAACGTAACCCTTGGTCTCCCGCGTCTTATCGAGATCATGGACGCCAGGAAGGAACCGTCCACTCCGACGATGACCATCCATCTCGAAGATGAGTACGCCTCAGACCGTGACAAAGCACGAGAGGTCTCCTGGCAGATCGAGGCGGCGCCGCTCCACGAGTTCGGGGATGTCGTCACCGACATGGCAAACCTGAAGGTGGAGATGCGGTTGAACCCGGCGGTCTGCGACAAGCGCAAGATCTCGGTCGAGGAGATCCTGGAACGGGCCCCGCAGAAGATCAAGGAACGCCGGCACTACCGGGACTTCGAGTCAGAGGCGGACGTCGCCGAGGCGAGGATCACCTTTTTCCCCAAGAACGAGAGTTACCAGAATCTCTTCCAGCTTGCCGAGCACGTCAGGGGCGTGATCGTGCAGGGGATTGACGACATCGAGCGGGTCGTCGTCAGGAAAGAGAAGGGAGAGTATATACTTTATACTGAAGGCTCCAACCTAAAGGATGTGTTCGAGGTCGTGGGTGTCGACACCACCCGTACCCGCACAAACAATATCAACGAGATCTCCCAGATCCTCGGGATCGAAGCGGCACGAAACGCGATCATCGACGAGATGAAAAGCACCCTGGGAGAACAGGGTATCTCGGTCGATGTCCGTCACATCATGCTCATCGCAGATATGATGTGCATGGACGGCGAGGTCAAGCAGATCGGGAGGCACGGGATCGCAGGCGAGAAGGAGAGTGTCCTTTCGCGTGCAGCCTTCGAGGTGACGGTTAACCACCTTCTCGATGCTGCAGTCGCGCACGAGACTGATATTCTCAACGGCGTGACCGAGAACGTCATCGTCGGCCAGCCGATCCAGCTCGGGACTGGAGATGTCAAGTTGATTGCAAAACCCTTACACCAGGAGAATTAA
- a CDS encoding 50S ribosomal protein L30e: MDFNESLRRAIKTGEVFLGQNSTEECVKAGKAKLVVIAKNCPAEFKEAMLAREDIETYVYNDSGVQLGKACGRPHVVSALAIVDGGESDILSIKRA; the protein is encoded by the coding sequence ATGGACTTTAACGAGTCTTTAAGAAGAGCCATCAAAACCGGAGAGGTCTTCCTTGGACAGAACTCGACCGAAGAGTGTGTCAAGGCGGGGAAGGCCAAACTCGTAGTCATCGCAAAGAACTGCCCTGCAGAGTTCAAAGAGGCCATGCTGGCCCGCGAGGACATCGAGACATATGTCTACAATGATTCAGGTGTCCAGCTCGGGAAGGCGTGCGGAAGGCCGCATGTTGTCAGCGCACTCGCCATCGTAGACGGAGGCGAGTCCGACATCCTCAGCATCAAGAGGGCCTAA
- a CDS encoding NusA-like transcription termination signal-binding factor produces MAEIKITEDCMQLISQFENMTGAGSRDCIIDERNDRIIFVINPGDMGLAIGKRGSTIKKASEIFGKRIEVVEYSDEPEQFVKNCFMPAQVLSVTFEEDEEGETVAYVDVKPEERGLAIGKEGKNIFKAKRLAERQHSIGDVQLVQDDEDF; encoded by the coding sequence ATGGCGGAAATTAAAATCACTGAAGACTGCATGCAGTTGATCTCTCAGTTCGAGAATATGACCGGCGCCGGGAGCCGCGACTGCATCATCGACGAGCGAAACGATCGTATCATCTTTGTCATCAATCCTGGCGATATGGGGCTTGCAATCGGGAAGCGGGGTTCGACGATCAAGAAGGCTTCCGAGATCTTCGGCAAGAGGATCGAGGTCGTCGAGTATTCGGACGAGCCTGAGCAGTTTGTCAAGAACTGCTTCATGCCGGCTCAGGTTCTCTCGGTCACCTTCGAGGAAGACGAAGAGGGTGAGACTGTTGCGTACGTCGACGTAAAGCCCGAAGAACGCGGTCTTGCCATCGGAAAGGAAGGCAAGAACATTTTCAAGGCAAAGAGACTCGCGGAACGGCAGCACAGCATCGGCGATGTGCAGCTCGTGCAGGACGACGAGGACTTCTAA
- a CDS encoding flavodoxin family protein — protein MVLKALFLNCTLKYSPEVSNTEALIQKAAALFLDLGVESEVVRLTEYAVRFGTSSNEGEGDEWPAVLQKIKDCDILVIGSPIWFGVRSSVAQQVLERLDGTYAEGDPENGQYPLYGKVAGVIVTGNEDGAHTVAAHTLFNLTHLGCTIPPNADCYWVGDAGPGPSYIEAGGDRHLYTNRTVRYMVHNLVFMAGLLKAHPIPTDLKALDEEARGVSR, from the coding sequence ATGGTACTGAAGGCGCTCTTTCTCAACTGTACCCTGAAGTATTCCCCTGAAGTCTCGAATACCGAGGCGTTGATCCAGAAGGCGGCGGCACTCTTCCTCGACCTCGGGGTGGAGAGCGAGGTGGTGCGGCTTACCGAATATGCGGTGAGGTTTGGGACGTCGTCAAACGAGGGAGAGGGGGACGAGTGGCCGGCGGTCCTCCAGAAGATCAAGGACTGCGATATCCTGGTGATCGGGTCGCCGATCTGGTTTGGGGTACGGTCGTCGGTGGCCCAGCAGGTCCTCGAGCGTCTGGACGGGACATATGCCGAGGGAGATCCCGAGAACGGGCAGTACCCGCTGTACGGGAAGGTGGCCGGGGTGATCGTCACCGGCAACGAGGACGGGGCCCATACAGTGGCGGCCCACACGCTCTTCAATCTCACGCACCTGGGGTGCACGATCCCGCCAAATGCCGACTGTTACTGGGTGGGGGACGCCGGGCCCGGGCCGAGTTATATCGAGGCGGGAGGCGACCGTCACCTGTACACGAACCGGACGGTGCGCTATATGGTCCACAACCTGGTGTTCATGGCCGGGCTCCTGAAGGCGCACCCGATCCCGACCGACCTGAAGGCGCTCGATGAGGAGGCGCGGGGGGTCAGCCGGTGA
- a CDS encoding carbon monoxide dehydrogenase produces MNRRDWACQAHEAMHDVARAGKGSRLLVTGGVGTGRTVLVALLAHLFAMQGMEVLAVDADPEQHLAASLGFPLARLYEGGVEEQHANGTGTLLHLGPQVSGPHECCEMRLADRLTLCITGDLDGTGYGRFGEMTREFLRLTEGVVLLDTLAGAEHLYQATAEGFSRALVMADSSQGALSVALRAAAFVHTRGIDEIHLVVNQVCGETDLEEVGRAIGPCHLFTTITYLPYDEGVGRAWPAVFPLLQEETPFMNGVRGIFRILSRTDRR; encoded by the coding sequence ATGAACAGGAGAGACTGGGCCTGTCAGGCACATGAGGCCATGCACGACGTCGCCAGGGCGGGGAAGGGGTCCAGGCTTCTTGTCACCGGCGGAGTGGGCACAGGCCGGACAGTCCTTGTTGCCCTGCTCGCCCACCTCTTCGCCATGCAGGGCATGGAGGTGCTTGCCGTGGACGCCGACCCCGAGCAGCATCTTGCGGCCTCACTCGGGTTCCCGCTGGCACGACTCTACGAAGGCGGGGTAGAAGAGCAGCACGCAAATGGTACGGGTACGCTCCTGCACCTGGGTCCGCAGGTCTCAGGTCCTCATGAATGCTGTGAGATGCGTCTCGCAGACCGCCTCACGCTGTGCATCACCGGAGATCTCGACGGCACCGGGTATGGCAGGTTCGGGGAGATGACCCGTGAGTTTCTCCGCCTGACCGAAGGGGTGGTGCTCCTCGACACCCTTGCGGGGGCGGAGCACCTCTACCAGGCGACGGCAGAAGGATTTTCCAGGGCATTGGTGATGGCCGATTCTTCACAGGGCGCACTTTCTGTCGCGCTCAGGGCGGCCGCCTTTGTCCACACCCGCGGGATCGATGAGATCCACCTGGTGGTGAACCAGGTCTGCGGGGAGACCGACCTGGAGGAGGTGGGGCGGGCAATCGGTCCCTGTCATCTCTTTACCACGATCACCTACCTGCCGTACGACGAGGGGGTGGGACGGGCCTGGCCGGCGGTTTTTCCTCTTCTCCAGGAGGAGACGCCCTTCATGAACGGGGTCAGGGGGATATTCAGGATTTTATCCAGGACAGACCGGAGATAA
- the cooS gene encoding anaerobic carbon-monoxide dehydrogenase catalytic subunit gives MRCGKDKNPRKEIETVWDRFKQQQPPCRFCAQGVSCSRCAMGPCRIIPATGRVHGVCGADADLIVARNLLDTIVTGAAAHADHGLDLVEALHRMAEAGGVGADPGELRESARRHGVQTDPQDDTHVAHDLAHALYEECWSARSETSGVRSAPAQTRAIWAEAGISPRGVGREIVEAMHRVHMGVGADYRSLLLHGLRTALSDGWGGSMVATECSDFLFGTPTVRTAEVNLGVLRDDQVNIALHGHNPLLCAEMVRGAADPDLLARARALGATGINLVGLCCTGSELLMRGGIPLAGNHLDQELVIATGALEAAVVDYQCIFPSLPQTAACFHTHIISTSQKARLPGALYIPFNQESAHKTAHEIIRLAVENFQHRDHERAYIPGGPVRAMTGYSVEALTHALGGGLDPLARALTDGQVQGIAAVVGCNNPKVSHDAGHVTLVRELLSRDILVVGTGCAAIAAGKAGLMRREAADAAGPGLASFCKTYGIPPVLHMGSCVDNSRVLTLAAALAEAFNVGIDRLPLAGAAPEWYSQKAVSIALYFVASGITTVLGVMPMIAGSQKVVDLLTTDLAGVVGATLLVEPSPLGAADLIEAHIMQKREELRI, from the coding sequence ATGAGGTGTGGAAAGGACAAGAATCCCAGGAAAGAAATCGAGACCGTCTGGGACCGGTTTAAGCAGCAGCAACCACCCTGCCGATTCTGTGCACAGGGGGTTTCGTGTAGCCGATGTGCCATGGGGCCATGTCGGATCATCCCGGCGACCGGTCGGGTGCATGGGGTCTGCGGGGCCGACGCCGACCTGATCGTGGCCAGAAACCTCCTTGACACCATCGTCACCGGAGCGGCGGCGCATGCCGACCATGGCCTCGATCTTGTAGAAGCACTGCACCGGATGGCAGAGGCCGGGGGGGTTGGTGCCGACCCTGGGGAACTGAGAGAGAGTGCCAGGCGACACGGAGTCCAGACCGACCCCCAGGACGACACTCATGTCGCCCATGACCTGGCGCATGCCCTCTATGAGGAGTGCTGGAGTGCACGGAGCGAAACGAGCGGGGTCAGGTCTGCTCCCGCACAGACCAGGGCGATCTGGGCAGAAGCCGGGATCAGCCCGCGGGGCGTGGGCAGGGAGATCGTGGAGGCGATGCACCGGGTCCACATGGGGGTGGGAGCGGATTATCGGTCTCTCCTCCTGCACGGACTGCGGACAGCCCTCAGCGACGGGTGGGGAGGCTCGATGGTTGCGACCGAATGCTCTGATTTCCTCTTTGGCACACCGACAGTCCGCACCGCCGAGGTGAATCTGGGGGTGCTCAGGGATGACCAGGTGAACATCGCCCTCCATGGTCACAACCCACTTCTCTGTGCAGAGATGGTGAGGGGCGCCGCTGACCCCGACCTCCTGGCCCGTGCCAGGGCCCTGGGTGCGACCGGGATCAACCTTGTCGGGCTCTGCTGCACAGGGAGCGAACTCCTGATGCGGGGAGGCATACCCCTGGCCGGCAACCACCTCGATCAGGAACTTGTCATCGCCACCGGAGCACTGGAGGCGGCGGTGGTGGACTACCAGTGTATCTTCCCATCCCTCCCCCAGACCGCGGCATGTTTCCACACACATATCATCTCCACGAGTCAGAAGGCGCGGTTGCCTGGGGCGCTCTATATACCGTTCAACCAAGAGAGCGCACACAAGACGGCCCACGAGATCATACGCCTCGCGGTGGAAAACTTCCAGCACCGGGACCATGAAAGGGCGTACATCCCAGGGGGTCCGGTCCGTGCCATGACCGGGTATTCGGTAGAAGCGCTCACCCATGCCCTCGGCGGCGGACTCGACCCTCTTGCCAGGGCCCTTACCGATGGGCAGGTCCAGGGAATTGCGGCGGTCGTCGGGTGCAACAACCCAAAGGTCAGTCATGACGCCGGGCATGTGACCCTTGTGAGGGAACTGCTCAGCCGCGATATCCTGGTGGTCGGAACCGGATGTGCGGCCATCGCTGCAGGAAAGGCCGGACTCATGCGACGGGAGGCGGCGGACGCCGCCGGGCCAGGGCTTGCGTCATTCTGCAAGACCTATGGGATCCCGCCAGTCCTCCATATGGGCTCATGCGTCGACAACTCCAGGGTGCTGACCCTGGCCGCGGCCCTGGCAGAGGCGTTCAACGTGGGGATCGACCGTCTCCCCCTGGCAGGTGCGGCACCTGAATGGTACTCCCAGAAGGCGGTCTCGATTGCGCTCTATTTTGTTGCGTCAGGGATCACCACCGTCCTCGGAGTGATGCCGATGATCGCCGGGAGCCAGAAGGTCGTCGATCTCCTGACAACAGACCTTGCCGGGGTGGTGGGCGCGACCCTGCTCGTGGAGCCGTCGCCACTCGGGGCCGCCGACCTCATCGAGGCGCACATCATGCAGAAGAGGGAAGAGCTCAGAATTTAA
- a CDS encoding DUF6141 family protein codes for MTEVRYREVQHFTSPWLWGLLIFIAGLIWWGAVQQLVLGIPFGNNPASDEGIAVVALIFGILFPLFFVVTNLTLEVRDDGIYYRFFPFHLRFRAIPWEEITRLEACTYRPFAEFGGWGIRWGGLRQRGYSTGGNRGVRVYRRDGEMVLLGTCDPAALVAAVNAEMK; via the coding sequence GTGACTGAGGTGAGGTACAGGGAGGTGCAGCACTTCACCTCCCCCTGGCTCTGGGGGCTCCTGATCTTCATCGCGGGATTGATCTGGTGGGGCGCAGTGCAACAGCTTGTGCTGGGTATCCCTTTTGGGAATAATCCGGCGTCTGATGAAGGGATCGCGGTCGTCGCCCTCATTTTCGGGATACTCTTCCCCCTTTTCTTCGTCGTCACGAACCTCACCCTTGAGGTGCGGGACGACGGGATCTATTATCGGTTCTTCCCTTTTCACCTCAGGTTCAGGGCGATCCCCTGGGAGGAGATCACTCGCCTGGAGGCCTGCACCTACCGTCCCTTTGCAGAGTTCGGGGGGTGGGGGATCAGGTGGGGCGGTCTGAGACAGAGGGGCTACTCCACCGGCGGGAACCGTGGGGTGCGGGTGTACCGCAGGGACGGGGAGATGGTCCTTCTTGGGACCTGTGACCCTGCGGCACTCGTTGCTGCGGTGAACGCGGAAATGAAATGA
- a CDS encoding VOC family protein produces MEIAFRGPVLFVRDMERAKEFYVNVLGQEVGLDLGVNVGFVGGFALWERGYVNDFLFEGKMPGDEGAPRVEIYFETTAVREVARRAEEAGARFLHPLTAQPWAQLAVRFYDPDGHLVEVAEPMDAVVLRLSDEGLSADEIAERTLLPMPVVEAFLRGECCD; encoded by the coding sequence ATGGAGATTGCGTTCAGAGGCCCGGTCCTCTTTGTCAGGGATATGGAGCGTGCGAAAGAATTCTATGTCAATGTCCTGGGACAGGAGGTGGGCCTGGACCTTGGGGTGAATGTCGGATTTGTCGGGGGGTTCGCTCTCTGGGAACGGGGGTATGTGAACGACTTCCTCTTCGAGGGGAAGATGCCGGGAGACGAGGGGGCACCCAGGGTGGAGATCTACTTTGAGACGACTGCGGTGAGGGAGGTGGCCCGGCGGGCAGAGGAGGCCGGGGCCAGGTTCCTCCATCCTCTCACCGCACAGCCCTGGGCGCAACTGGCGGTGCGGTTCTATGATCCTGACGGTCACCTGGTCGAGGTGGCCGAACCGATGGACGCGGTGGTCCTCCGTCTTTCCGATGAGGGACTCTCTGCAGACGAGATCGCAGAGCGGACCCTCCTTCCCATGCCGGTGGTCGAGGCGTTCCTCCGGGGAGAGTGTTGTGACTGA
- a CDS encoding COG1361 S-layer family protein, producing MIVSNATLTPQVLMPGDEGTITVTLTNTAKEAVRTSSDTSTEPGTGTRTETTSTAINAYVESVSLKGKGLQVLNGAYGQVGEVGPGQSVTLTFLVRAPAEEGIYFPEVWVRVQGARSVKFPVPVNVNSAYAVIKRPAITVARTVPDQVIPGESFSLGLVLTNVGGARARDLSVQVSTNDSLVSLTPEHYYFESLEPGEEVGLNLTFSTDRKTPTGVQQVPLALAYRAPDTTRTNMTETVGVQVKGQAQMGIASLSTDPPRLASGNPFTLIIRIENTGTDDANSVRATIDLPFEGNKEAFVGTIEPDNDAPAVFLLRAGEAGDRPYRLTVTYQDDWGEHVVEENLALTVEATDRSGLLIALAVLVVAAAAVVLWMRRRKNEEE from the coding sequence GTGATCGTCTCGAATGCCACGCTCACCCCGCAGGTGCTGATGCCTGGGGACGAGGGGACGATCACCGTCACCCTGACCAACACCGCAAAGGAGGCGGTCAGGACCAGTTCGGATACCTCGACCGAACCTGGTACCGGGACCAGGACCGAGACGACGAGCACGGCCATCAACGCCTATGTCGAGAGTGTCAGCCTCAAGGGTAAGGGGCTCCAGGTGCTGAACGGGGCCTACGGCCAGGTCGGCGAGGTCGGCCCAGGCCAGTCGGTCACCCTCACCTTCCTGGTCAGGGCCCCGGCCGAGGAGGGGATCTACTTTCCCGAGGTCTGGGTGCGAGTTCAGGGGGCGCGGAGCGTGAAGTTCCCGGTCCCGGTCAATGTGAACTCGGCCTATGCCGTCATCAAGAGACCGGCGATCACGGTGGCACGGACCGTCCCCGACCAGGTGATCCCCGGCGAGTCCTTCTCCCTCGGGCTCGTCCTCACGAACGTCGGCGGGGCGAGGGCCCGCGACCTCTCGGTCCAGGTCTCGACAAACGACTCCCTCGTCTCCCTCACCCCTGAACACTACTACTTCGAGTCGCTCGAACCAGGCGAGGAGGTCGGGCTCAACCTCACCTTCTCGACCGACCGAAAGACCCCGACCGGCGTCCAGCAGGTCCCGCTCGCCCTCGCCTACCGCGCCCCGGACACCACCAGGACGAACATGACCGAGACCGTCGGGGTGCAGGTGAAGGGCCAGGCCCAGATGGGGATCGCCTCCCTCTCCACCGACCCGCCGCGCCTTGCCTCTGGCAACCCCTTCACCCTCATCATCAGGATCGAGAACACTGGCACCGACGACGCCAACTCGGTGCGGGCGACGATCGACCTCCCGTTCGAGGGGAACAAAGAAGCCTTTGTCGGGACGATCGAGCCCGACAACGACGCACCTGCGGTTTTCCTCCTCAGGGCCGGTGAGGCCGGCGACCGGCCCTACCGGTTGACCGTCACCTACCAGGACGACTGGGGCGAGCATGTCGTCGAAGAGAACCTCGCTCTCACTGTCGAGGCCACCGACCGCTCAGGGCTTCTCATCGCCCTCGCCGTCCTCGTTGTGGCGGCGGCCGCGGTCGTCCTCTGGATGAGGCGGCGGAAAAACGAGGAGGAGTGA